GCTTGATCTGGCCCGAGGCGTTCTGGAACGTCTCGCCGAGGTTGCGGACCACTTCCGCGAACACGGTCGGCGTCAACGTGACGGTGAACTCGCGCCCGTCCGACGTGCGGAGCAAGAAAGTCTCTTCGGCCGGGTCGTAGCTTTGCACATATCCGGCGATCAAATCGGAAAACGTAAAATCAACTGTGTTCATGTTCTGTCCCGTTGGAGAAAGAAGAGGTTTGAGGACTTACTAGCCGTGGGTCTCACTGCATGTTTCGAAAAATCAGTTTTGTTTCTTCAAGCCCAGGGAAGGCCCTCAAAGTGTTCCATGATGGAAAGACTTTCGGTGGCCTTCCCTGGGCTTAGCGGCGCGGGCGCCGGCGTTTACTTCGAGAGCAACACCACCACGCTCCGTCCGTTGACGACGTACTTGTTGCCTTCAATCCGCACTTCGCTGCCGGCGTCGGCGATGTCTTCCGGGCTGGCGAGCGAGGTATCCACCGAGCGGTGCCAGGTGCGGCCGTCGACCGGCGGCAACTCGAATTCGAGCGGCTCCCAGTACATGTTCATCATCACGTGGAGGTCGTCCTCGCCGGCGAAACCGCCGACGGTGACCGACAGCACGCGGGCGTTCGGATCGCGCCAGCCGGGCTGATTCAACTGGCAGCCGTGCCAGGCGACGTCCTGCACGCCGCGTTCGTTCATTTCGCCGATATAGAACCGGGCCTGGTGAACATTGGCGTGCCGCTTGCGGAACTCGATCATCCGTTTCCAGAAGCGAACCAGGGACGGGTGCTTCTGCGGCAGAGTCCAATCGAACCAGTTCAGTTCGTTGTCCTGGCAATAGGCGTTGTTGTTGCCCCGTTGCGTGCGGCGGCATTCGTCGCCGGCCACGAACATCGGCACGCCGCGCGACAGCATCAGAATCGCGGCGAAGTTCTTAATCTGCTGCTCACGCAGGCGCTCGACGTCGGCGTTGTCGGTGTCGCCTTCGACGCCGCAGTTCCAGCTCATGTTGTCGCTGTTGCCGTCGTTGTTCCCTTCGCCGTTAGCCTCGTTGTGCTTCCAGTCGTAGCTGACGAGGTCGCTGAGCGTGAAGCCGTCATGGCAATCGATGAAGTTCACGCTGTTCACCGGCAGGTGATTGCGCGATTGATACAAGTCCGCGCTGCCCGCCATGCGGGCTGCCACGCCGCCGATCAAGCCGGGCTCGCCCTTGATGAACTGGCGCACGTCGTCGCGATACTTGCCGTTCCATTCCGCCCAGCGATAGCCGGGGAAATAGCCAATCTGGTACAAGCCAGCCGCGTCCCAGGCCTCGGCGATGATCCGCGTATCGGCGAGCACTTCCGACAGTTCGATGTGCCAAATCACCGGCGGATAGTCAGTGGGCGCGCCTTGCATATCGCGCGTCAACACCGAAGCTTCATCAAAGCGGAAGCCGTCGACGTGCAGGTCCTTGACCCAGTATTCCAGGCATTCGACGATCAGCTTTTCCGGAATCGGGTGATTGCAGTTGAACGTGTTGCCGCAGCCGGTGTAGTCGTTGTAGTACTGCTCGTTGCCGGGGACGAGGTGGTAATAGTTCTTGTTATCGATCCCCTTGAAGCTGAACGTCGGGCCTTGGTGGTTGCCCTCGTCGGTGTGGTTGAACACCACGTCGAGCACCACGGCGATGTTCGCCTTGTGCAGGGCCTTGATCATGTCGCGGAATTCGCGGACATGCTGACCGGATTCCGGATTGACGCAGTAGCTGGGGTGCGGCGCGAAGAACGCCATCGTGCTGTAGCCCCAGTAGTTGCGCAGGGCGCGTCTGTCGGCGTAGCGCAGCACTTCTTGATCGTCGAACTCGAACACCGGCAACAGCTCGACGACCGTGACGCCGAGGTCTTTCAGGTACGGAATCTTTTCGATGATTCCCTGGAAGGTGCCCGCGTTGTTGACGCCGGAGGTGGGCGATTTGGTGAAGCCGCCGACGTGCAGCTCATAGATGATCGCTTCGCTCATCGGGCGATTCAGCGGGCGATCGCCTTCCCAATCGTAATCCTCGGTGTCGATGATCACGCTGCGCATCGACGTGGCCTGGTTGCTGCCGGGCACGCAGGCGTCGCCGCGCTTCCAGAGCGTCTTGGTGTTGCCGCGGGCGTAGGGGTCGATCAACAACTTGTCCGGATCAAAACGATGCCCGAGATGCGGCTCTTTCGGGCCGTCGACGCGGTAGGCGTAATGCATGCC
The nucleotide sequence above comes from Planctomycetia bacterium. Encoded proteins:
- the glgX gene encoding glycogen debranching protein GlgX yields the protein MFNVGQYKTDERGLRVPFEVEAGRTHPLGATPDADGVNFALFSEHATSVELLLFDDHDDVEPIQVVHLTANNHKTFHIWHCYVRGLRPGMHYAYRVDGPKEPHLGHRFDPDKLLIDPYARGNTKTLWKRGDACVPGSNQATSMRSVIIDTEDYDWEGDRPLNRPMSEAIIYELHVGGFTKSPTSGVNNAGTFQGIIEKIPYLKDLGVTVVELLPVFEFDDQEVLRYADRRALRNYWGYSTMAFFAPHPSYCVNPESGQHVREFRDMIKALHKANIAVVLDVVFNHTDEGNHQGPTFSFKGIDNKNYYHLVPGNEQYYNDYTGCGNTFNCNHPIPEKLIVECLEYWVKDLHVDGFRFDEASVLTRDMQGAPTDYPPVIWHIELSEVLADTRIIAEAWDAAGLYQIGYFPGYRWAEWNGKYRDDVRQFIKGEPGLIGGVAARMAGSADLYQSRNHLPVNSVNFIDCHDGFTLSDLVSYDWKHNEANGEGNNDGNSDNMSWNCGVEGDTDNADVERLREQQIKNFAAILMLSRGVPMFVAGDECRRTQRGNNNAYCQDNELNWFDWTLPQKHPSLVRFWKRMIEFRKRHANVHQARFYIGEMNERGVQDVAWHGCQLNQPGWRDPNARVLSVTVGGFAGEDDLHVMMNMYWEPLEFELPPVDGRTWHRSVDTSLASPEDIADAGSEVRIEGNKYVVNGRSVVVLLSK